TAAAAACAATCTTTTGTACCTGTAAATTTCTTAATCTGAATCAGGTTGGATATGCGTAATCTGAAACGGGTTAGATAAAATAAACATATGATACAGATACATACAAAAGATAAGATAAGGAGAGGAACGCCATGTATTCACGTCTGAGAGATTTAAGAGAAGATAAAGATTTATCACAAAAAGATATGAGCACGATACTAAGTATGTCACAGACCGGTTATTCCAAATATGAAACCGGTGAAAACGATATTCCGACGGCAATCCTGGTCGAGCTTGCCGTCTATCAC
The sequence above is a segment of the Lachnospiraceae bacterium JLR.KK008 genome. Coding sequences within it:
- a CDS encoding helix-turn-helix transcriptional regulator — translated: MYSRLRDLREDKDLSQKDMSTILSMSQTGYSKYETGENDIPTAILVELAVYHNTSVDYLLNLTDIKQPYPRAKK